The genomic DNA AAACATTGCCCAAAGCCTGGGCTGTCCCTTGATTATCAATTGGTGTCTCCCAAAATAAACGCAATTTTGAGATGTCACCGTTTACAGTAAAGGCAGATACCACTATTGCCGAGGTGACAGCAGCTGATTTGGTGATTGTATCACCTATTGATACCAATGAGCCTGTAGATGCGGTGTTACAAGAAAATCCTCCATTGTTTGAATGGATTAGGCAACAGTATGCTCAGGGAGCCGAAGTAGTATCTTTGTGTACAGGGGCTTATATATTGGCTGCTACTGGTTTGCTCAACGGTAAAGAAGCCGCTTCGCATTTTTCGGTAATGAGTGATCTTAGGCAAAGGTTTTCGGAGGTAAATTGGCAAAAAGGGGCAATTATTACCGAAAAAGACAGGGTGATTACAAGTGGTGGTGCGTTGTCGTCGCTCAATGCCTTGATCTATTGGTTGCTTAAATATTACGACCGTCATAAGGTGTTGAGCATAGCCAAAAAACTACAAATAGATTATCCACGCACTTCACAAAAGCCTTATTATATCTTTAGTAACCAAAAAAGCCATCAAGATGAACTAGTACTAAAGGTGCAGGAGTATATGGAACAATACCAGGGCGAATCACTCAATTTTGATACATTAGCCGAAAGGCATCATATTAGTCGGCGTAGCCTTAACCGGAGGTTTAAAAATGCCACTGGAGAATCATTGCGCTCATATCAGCAACGCATCATCATAGAAAAAGCTAAAGAACAGCTAGAGCACAAAAACATTACAGTACAAGAGCTTGCTTATAGGTTGGGTTATGTAGATGTGGCTTCTTTTAGGAACCTGTTTTATAAAGTGACAGGTACTTTACCCAATGAATACCAAAAGAAATTTGCACCAATAAGATAGAGAAATGGGAACATACAGCAACCAGGAATGGTATATAAAAGCCGTTCAGCAGTTAACAACAGAATATGGTGATGTGCCGCCTCCTTGGGTATATTCGCCCAATGGACACCCTTATAGTATGGAATGGCGCATGGGAGGGGGCGAATCTCATATAATGATATTAGGTGAATGGCTTGATCAACAAAACTTTGATCAAGAAGCCCGCATTGCCTATATGAGAAAATACCCGCCTCCACCTCGTTGGTTACAGTGGGCAGCACGGTTTATCTGGGCACTCCAAACAACCAAAGATATTGATTTTACTCCTTATTTTGAACAATTGAAATCGTTGGGTTTTGAGGGAGTAGACAATTTTGAAGAAGACTCTAATGATGAGCGTTGGGAATAATTACCTAAACAGTGATTTTACTCCTCTTCTGGCAATATATTTTTTACTCGTCCTACTTCGCCAGTTTCCAGTTGTACCTTGATGCCGTGTGGGTGAGTGGGCGACTTGGTCAATAGTCGTTGTACTACCCCTTTGGTCAGGGCTCCTGTTCGCTGATCGGCTTTCATTACTATTTCTACCAGTTGCCCAGGGCGTATATCTTTTCGGTTTTTACCATCCATAACTTAAATATTTGCTTTTTTTGTTGGAAAACATCTGCCTTTTGGCGAGAATTTGCTGCAAAGTAGTGCGAATTATTTTTTAGCTATAACTTTGCAAACTTAAAGATTTGACTTGTTATAACAATGGATACAACCCAAGAAACGGTTTTATATTTAGTGCCTACCCCCATTGGCAACCTCGATGATATCACTTTGCGTGCCATTAAAATACTACAATCGGTAGATGTAATTTTGGCAGAAGACACCCGCACTTCAGGGGTATTGCTTCGACACCTTGACATTGGCAAGCCTTTGCAAAGTTACCATATTCATAACGAGCACAAAGTACTACAACAACTGGTAGAGCGAATGCAAAAAGGCGAAAAAATGGCGTTGATTTCAGACGCTGGTACACCTGCCATCTCTGATCCTGGTTTTTTGCTGGTGCGTGAATGTCTTAAGCATGAGATACAAATAGAGTGTTTGCCAGGAGCTACAGCCTTTGTGCCTGCTTTGGTCAAATCGGGCTTACCCAACGACCGTTTTATTTTTGAAGGTTTTTTGCCCCATAAAAAAGGCCGACAAACCCGTTTGCAACAACTTGCCGCCGAAACCCGCACTATGGTATTTTATGAGTCGCCCCACCGACTGGTAAAAATGCTCCATCAATTGGCCGAAGTTTTGGGTAAAGACCGCCAGGCATCTGTATCGCGTGAACTCACTAAAATCTACGAAGAAACTGTAAATGGTACTCTGGAAGAAGTAGCTCAGCATTTTGAAGCTAAAAAAGTAAAAGGCGAAATAGTAGTAGTAGTGGCAGGGAGTTAATTACGAATGAATCAATTACGAACCGACCGCAGGGAGCTCTGCGTAAGCTAATTACGAATTTTTCAATTACGAACAGGTCAATCACGAATGAGGAGGAGCAAGCCAAGACAATTCAACCTTAAAAAACATTCCCCTACTTTGGTCTTAGTAAAACGAGACCAAAGCACGCCAACACTCGGAACATCATACACAAGTTGTTGATGGTGTTTCCGATCGGCATTGTTCAGGTCACCCTTTGGTAACACCTTCACAGGAAGTCGTTTATTGGCAGGGGCAAGCCAAGACAATTCAACCTTAAAAAACATTCCCCAGCTTTGGTCTTAGTGAAGCGAGACCAAAGCACGCCAACACTCGGAACTATTTTAATTACAAATGGGTTAATTACGAATTTTTTAATTATGAACCGACCGTAGGGAGCTCTGCCTTTGGCTAATTACGAATGGGCGCGAAGCGAAGCTAAAAATCATCGTATACAGACTGAATTAAAAACATGTCAACTACGGATGAGGAGAGGCAAGACAATTCAACCTTAAAAAGCATTCCTCTACTTTGAAGGCTTATTGTTAATACATTGATTAGCAATGATTTAACTGTATTTTCTCTTGCAAAAGGCAGGTGTTTTTACTATATTTGTTCATACTTTCACGGTGAAAGTAAGCCCAAGAGGTTCAGTTTTCGAAGACATACCTCAAGGGCTTTTGTTACAAATAAAACTTATAACAAATGCAATTTACTGAATTAAATACAGAGGTACAAAACATTGCCATCCCTGAGTCAATTGTAAACATATTTGCCCAAAGCCTTCGTGCCAATTTTGAGGCATTAACGTTTGACGTGGACACCTCTTTAGAGTTGTTCGAAAACCAAGAATATACACAGGTAAAAACTCACCTACAGGCAAGCATTCAACAAATGCAATATTTGCTTAACAACGTAGGTTTGCTGGGTGAACTGGAAAATAAATAAAGTCCTGTAGTTTCAAGTGTTCTATAGGTTCACTTAAACAATTACGAATTGGTCAATTACGAATGGGTTGTTATCTACTTCAGAAAGCTCATCAAATAAGCCACTGAATTTGTTGAAATCATCAAAAAAAAATCCCTTGCAAAACCATCAAGATTTTGCAAGGGATAAATAAACTATCAGTAAGTGTAGACTCAGGACCCAGGCTGTTTACCAGGTAATCACGCTACTATCGTCAAAGCTATAAGTATTTTTCAACGAGGTACGTACTTCTTCTAACTTGGTTTTGTAAGTGGCATCATTCGCCACTACCGGAGCCGTTCCTACCTTGGTTTGCAGGTCTTGCAAAATAGTGTCCGTCATTAGTTTATACTTGGCACTACCATATTGTAGGGCTACCAAAAACCCCTTCATTTCTGACCAGTGTTTTGCCAGGTTAGGAATGTTTTCGTTGGTGGTACCCACCGCCGTCATATCGTTCAATGTTTCGTTGATGTAGTGAATAATAGTAGCGGCAATTACTTTTTCCCAGGTTTGGGCAGCTTTTTTTATTTCTGGCTCTATTACCGTAGCAAAATCGGCTTTGTTGTAGATAGCAGTACGTCCTGCCAAAAAAGCATCAAAGGCTTCTTTAGTAAAGTTGGTATTTTTTGCTCCACCACGGTCACGTTTTCCCGCATTGCGCGAAAAACCAAAGTTATACTCCGAGTGAAAATCAACTTTACTATCACCATTGGCATCTTTGTAAAAAGTCAAGCCGTTTTTAGCTGCCAACGCATCGTCACTATAAGCAGCATAATCGCGAGCAGCTCCAAAATAGCCAAAACCTTCGTCAAAAACGTGTTCCATCACCGTAAAAGGGTCAGCAGATTTACCCTCTCTTTGGCGAGGCTCTGTATTGTTTTCTTCTCCTACCCGATTGAGATAATACCCTGCCCCTTGCGAGTAAGTCAATGCGCCTAACAACACCTTGTTGATCAACTGATTGTAATCTACCTTGGTAGTAGCATCAATGTAAATGTCTTTGCCTGTTTTACCTGCTTGTACATTGGCATCTATTTTATCCAACCATCCCTTGACCAAAGCATCTGCTGTTTGGTTATAACCAATTACTGTA from Microscilla marina ATCC 23134 includes the following:
- a CDS encoding DUF4856 domain-containing protein; this translates as MKGLSIQKIKIQFALLLAAGIGLNACKAKNEEVTPGNSTNTLEVPSTYSFESRFESGISSVDYTGQVVRNLLVQDIKHLIDDAATAATPPVNLKSQVLQLYNHLDTDNLETVTKNKHNASFTETFYAKIATGKNIPGKISDATVIGYNQTADALVKGWLDKIDANVQAGKTGKDIYIDATTKVDYNQLINKVLLGALTYSQGAGYYLNRVGEENNTEPRQREGKSADPFTVMEHVFDEGFGYFGAARDYAAYSDDALAAKNGLTFYKDANGDSKVDFHSEYNFGFSRNAGKRDRGGAKNTNFTKEAFDAFLAGRTAIYNKADFATVIEPEIKKAAQTWEKVIAATIIHYINETLNDMTAVGTTNENIPNLAKHWSEMKGFLVALQYGSAKYKLMTDTILQDLQTKVGTAPVVANDATYKTKLEEVRTSLKNTYSFDDSSVITW
- a CDS encoding GlxA family transcriptional regulator, encoding MSPFTVKADTTIAEVTAADLVIVSPIDTNEPVDAVLQENPPLFEWIRQQYAQGAEVVSLCTGAYILAATGLLNGKEAASHFSVMSDLRQRFSEVNWQKGAIITEKDRVITSGGALSSLNALIYWLLKYYDRHKVLSIAKKLQIDYPRTSQKPYYIFSNQKSHQDELVLKVQEYMEQYQGESLNFDTLAERHHISRRSLNRRFKNATGESLRSYQQRIIIEKAKEQLEHKNITVQELAYRLGYVDVASFRNLFYKVTGTLPNEYQKKFAPIR
- the rsmI gene encoding 16S rRNA (cytidine(1402)-2'-O)-methyltransferase; translation: MDTTQETVLYLVPTPIGNLDDITLRAIKILQSVDVILAEDTRTSGVLLRHLDIGKPLQSYHIHNEHKVLQQLVERMQKGEKMALISDAGTPAISDPGFLLVRECLKHEIQIECLPGATAFVPALVKSGLPNDRFIFEGFLPHKKGRQTRLQQLAAETRTMVFYESPHRLVKMLHQLAEVLGKDRQASVSRELTKIYEETVNGTLEEVAQHFEAKKVKGEIVVVVAGS
- a CDS encoding YwbE family protein, coding for MDGKNRKDIRPGQLVEIVMKADQRTGALTKGVVQRLLTKSPTHPHGIKVQLETGEVGRVKNILPEEE